The DNA segment CTGATGCTTGCGCATAATGTAGTTGATTCCCCAACATCTTCCGGAAGGTGACCAATCTAAAGAAAGATCTGTAAGAATCACTGGTGATAGGAAACAGATTGAGATGGCAAGAGATATGATTAAGGAAGTTATGGATCAGGTTTGTTTACGTTCATCTTTCACTTTAGAATTACATTTGATAgcaatatattttattaaattttgatGCTTGTTTTAGCTGTTTGTTTACATTCTTCATCTTTTATATTAGACGTGCATCTGAATTCTGATATCAATGTTAATGTTATATTAAATGTTAATGCTTGTTTTAGTTTTACTATATTTGTTCTTGAGACGTCGTTCTTATTTGTAATAATGGGTGTTATCATTTTAGTCAAGTTTTATATATTTGTTCTTCAGACGTTGTTCAGCATTGAAGCCCGCTTATAACTGTTAGGTTCTGTTTATTGTAAATTTGATTATCAGATCTTCAGTTTATGTAAATGGTCCTTTTGGTACTTTCTTAAACTGTATATTCTCGGTTCTGATCAACTCATATCTGGATTAGGATTATCATGATATGATATCATCTGCGTAATACATCAATCACCTATTTTAGAATGAAAATAATCTACAGCTGCGTAATGGAGCTTGTGTTTAGTTGATGTATcattgtatattgtatattgtaATCTATGTTTAGAAAGTTTATGTAAATGGGCCTTTTGGTACTTTTAAACTGTTTATCTTTGGTTCTGATCAAATCATATTGTTTATTTACGGTAGTACTACAGGATATCAGGGTTAGGATTATCATGATATTATATCATCTCTTGTGTTAGCTAATACGTTAATCACCTAGCTTAGAATAGAAATAATGGATACGTAATGGAGCTTGTTTAGGTGATGTACCATTGTATATCGAAATCTACGTCTAGTAAGTTCTACCCGTTTATGAGCATGTTGACATTAAATTGGTaattttacgtttttttttcGTTTTAGTCGTAGTATTTTCATCCAATGCTTAGATATGAGTTACCCTAACAAGATGTTTTTGGTCTAGTTTTTGCCATTGGCTCTATAGTGTTTCTTTCTAGAGTATCGAGTAGTCTGCTCTTTTTGGTGTATGATTGTAGCTATTAGTTATTATGTGTACAGATGAATATTTGGCGCTTTCTGTTTAGTATGAAAGGATCTTAGGTGACTGACTATACGATAATAGGGTGATGAGTGTTTACAACAAGATGATACGTGAATCATGCAATGGTGACTTGAAATGAATTGTTTTGAAAGTgtcgattttttggaattggTTGGCTCTAAAAATGCAGATTTCTTCACACTGGGTCAGCGTGGCTTTCTTGGTGTAGCAAAGGTATCACGCGTTAACCCTCGCTTTTGAAGGAAGTTGATAGTTGGTAAGATTGCTTCAAGACTCAAAAAGATCATCCATAATACTAGTGTTAGTATAGGACTACATCATGATCTTGTTCTATGCATGATGACCTCTAATATGGTTGGAAGAACGTATCATGCTTCGATAATAGATTATCTTTTATAGTTGATGGGTCTTATTctgattttgtttttgtttttgagaCATGACGTTTGTTCGTTAGTATCTACTCCAGAGGAGCACGTAGGGAAACACAACTCTTGTTTTTAGACCCGGATTCTTTTATTCCAAGGTGACATGAGACATGACATTTGTTCGTTAGCATAACAGACGTTTGACTAACTTATCAAGTCAAAAGTATCGTATACTGGTTTTTAACGGTATGCATGTTGCTGTTTTTATAGTTGATCTCTGGTCAGACGATTTTTTTGACTTCATGTGAATCTTTACTTGAGCAGAAGTGCAGAACCTAAAGCTTTTGGGCCTTATATTTTACTTGTGATTCTTGCTTTTTTTGAAGTTCATATTTCTAATTGTTTAGTTTTTCGTTGGTCACTTTCGGAACCATTCTATTTGTGTATATATTATTGTCACGTAATTGTAGTTGGAGTTATGGCCATGCAGATCAGTCTTGTTACCTTTTTAACCGTTAGCAGGGTACAGTAATAAAGATTACGCCACCGGTATTTGTCTATTTGAtttagtttgaatgaaaggtgaAGGACATATAAATCGAAATTGATCTAGGGAGATATTTGTGTTCTTTAGCAATTAGCAGTTATGCTCTCATCTGACTTGGCTAGGCTTCTGCTTTTGAGACAGGAGTTGAGTGAAGCATATGTGCGAATCTTACTGTATCAATTTGTTATTTTGTATGATATTGGCATGCAAATTATATTGGTTGGTTGGCTCATTATTTtgttcttatacttattttaTCTTTTTCACATTTATCTCTATTCCCTTTAATGACACGTTATATTTCAAGGGTTAAGTTCACGTACAAAGTGCCTTATCGTACGAAAGGCATGAAAAAGCCAAATAAACGTGATGGCatttttcgtaattatttaccttagtgtaattatcaaaattaccctacaaatgatcttgtagggtaatttttgatcctgtagggtaattttgtaaaacgtCTTGTAGGGTAATTTACCCTACAAGacgttttacaaaattaccctatagGATCAatattaccctacaagatcatttgtagggtaattttgataattaccctacgagcaaataattacgaaaatgccaccgtgttttttatctttttaccctattcgtacgttttgtatgatAAGGATATTTGAATTTGATCTTGTCTATATTTCAATGCCACCTATGCAATATCTTTTTACTTCTCGTATTAGGATTTTCAACTGTGTggatctttttttttgttttattttttgtgaTTTTGATTCTAATAAATTTATATATGATGACATTAACTTATGTCTCCCTGTTATTTTTGACAATTTTGTATTTCAGCCGATGAGGCCGTCAGGACCGCCAGGTGGTAACAATCAACAAAACTTCCGTCCACGTGGATCCAGTGGTAATCATTGGGGGCCCAGAGGCGGTCATCCGTCACAGTCACCAGGGTATAACAACTATCCACCTCGAGGAAACTATTCATCTCAAAATCCACCATATCCTTCTCAAGGTTACGGGAATTATCCACCTCAGCAACCGCCACCAAGAAACAATTACGGTTGGGATCAAAGACCACCAACTAACAAGCCGGGCCCACCAGAGCAAACCGGTTATGACTACTACGGTGGGCCTGGCGGCCATATGGGTGCACCATCTCCACAACCACCGCCGATGCATGGTCATGGTCCCGCCATGGGCCCACCTCCTTACAATTATGGACCACCTCAAGGTCCAGATTACGGGCAGCAGCCACCTTATCCACAGTCCGCACCACAGGGTTACGGTCAGGGTTATGGTGAACCCAGGTATGATCAGCCGGGGCCCGGTCAACATTCATATGGAGGTCAAGGGGGTCAACCACCGGCTTACCCGCAAGGTGGCCTTCCTACGCATCCGGGGTACGGGCAGCCGGATCAGTATGGTAAACCAGGAGGATACAATATGGTCAATATGCCACCGCAACAGGGACCTTATGGTCAACCTTACGGTCAACCACCTCGGCCGCAAGGGCCACAACCATACCCTgcatcaagtggatcaatgcagcAAGGTTATCCTCAGTACAGTACGGCTCCGGTTAATGATGGTTATGGTGGAGTGGCTCCTGGTGGTTATGGTCAGCAAGGTGGTCAACCGGCTCCCGGGTATGGTGGGCAGCAGCCGGCACCTGGGTATGGTCAACCAGCACCCGCTGGTGGTCCGGGTTATGGTCAGTACCCGGCTACACAACCTGGATACAATGAACAAGCGGCTCCGAACACTGCTGGTTATGGTTACCAAGCACCGGCTGATCCAGCTTACGGTGGTGGTCCAGGAATGGCGGGTTATGGTGCACCGCCACCTGTTCAGCCTGCTTATTCTCAAACAGCTCCTGCTCCGGCACCTGCTCCCGCTCCAGCTCCGGCTCAAGCTCCCGTTCAGCCCGGGTATGACCAGTCTGCTCCACAAACAGGTGGTTATGCGGCTCCACAGCCCCAACCTCAGGCGCAGCCACAACCGGGTTATGGTCAGTATGATAATAGTCAGATGTATGCGGGTCATCGTTGATTAGTTAGTGTTGTTTTTAGTGCGGGTTTTATTAGTGTTTTTGTTGAATTTGATGTTTTAAATGCGGATTTTAAGTTATGGATGCTGCATGTCATGTGGCTTCATTTTCATCTTGGTGGGATGCTGTGAGAAGTGCGGTTTTAAGattatatatatagtatagaGGTATTCACAATACGTGAGGTGAAAGCCTAAAAAGGGCAAGGACTGACTTCTAAATTTTTACTATTTTTCAGTCATGTTTAGTATGTGGTGAGCGTGGGTGGGTTATAACCTTAAACCAAATTATAATCAAACACCTAAATTATCAAAAAACCATATCTGATTGGCTTTGGTTAAATTGTTTATTGTTTTTATAGGGCGTTTCATTTTTTTTGTTCGGGTTAATTGGAAGTTTGAAATTGTGGCCATTTGTTTGGttaaaatcagtttttcgattaaACATTTTTTAAGATCTAATGCATAAGCACAAGATTTACAAGAATCACCACAAAGTGTAACTAAATCCATAAATAAAACATGCGCCGAAAGGAAAACTATACCGACACTTGCCCAATACAAGCTGCGATTTATCTGATCTCGTTGATTAGGAGGGGTCCTTGACTCTTATGGTAATGGGTTcttatgtttataaaaaaaagaaccACTTTTGAGGCGAACAATGATCGCTTGTACAAATAATCGATCACACCCTTTGAAGCACTACCCTCTGATCTTCCTAGCAACATGCATAAAGAATCTGGCCATGGCATTCTATCAACAGTGAGACCGGATTCCATCTTAAGCATACCCCCATCGATTAAATATAAATTGTCACTATCGTAGTTATCAACTATAATCAATATTGTTTCCAAATGAAAATCAAACGTCTGGGAGGTGTTTGGTTGTGGGTTTAAACTCAAGGTCAACGTTTGGTATGGTGGTGTTTTTTCGGATTCAAGTAGTCGGatttggagaagcatgtaccaCTTACCTTATCTGCGGCTTCAAGTGATTATGCAGCAAGTGTATATTTATAATGTAACACTAAGCTTAACCAAGAGCTAGCAGACTGATACTTGGACGTAGATACATGAGCTAGAACGTGATCCAATGGCCAACATTCCAGCTTAAAGAAATAATTTGGGCTTATCAAGACCACTAATTATTGAATGGAAATGTCTCCACATGCAAGACCACGTGGAAGGTGACCATAGGCAGTTTGTCTCATCTGTTTGACAAGAATTCTGCCATATGGAGACCTAATT comes from the Helianthus annuus cultivar XRQ/B chromosome 4, HanXRQr2.0-SUNRISE, whole genome shotgun sequence genome and includes:
- the LOC110936075 gene encoding far upstream element-binding protein 2 isoform X1, with translation MADEEVMGSVSPAPSDHKRKLDDFDSESFDQPPVVDGDVDAAAAAAGGGGTEDVDVKRQRIEEKSDGFVEATGNGHQEEKADEPTDDITEPSDVIKNTVLEEDQEKADEPSDEAQKASTDEPLDALNNESVTDETHEKEVDPESAENLEEAAKVEHQGSGVEQQDPATDVASQDDAFGFKEQSAFSDQSTSRRMEIPSNKVGVLIGKAGDTIRTLQHSSGARIQITRDAEADPNAATRPVQILGSIESINKAERLIKEVIAEADAGGSPSLVARGFSVHSSGIGEQYHMQVPNDKVGVIIGKGGETIKNLQTRSGARIQLIPQHLPEGDQSKERSVRITGDRKQIEMARDMIKEVMDQPMRPSGPPGGNNQQNFRPRGSSGNHWGPRGGHPSQSPGYNNYPPRGNYSSQNPPYPSQGYGNYPPQQPPPRNNYGWDQRPPTNKPGPPEQTGYDYYGGPGGHMGAPSPQPPPMHGHGPAMGPPPYNYGPPQGPDYGQQPPYPQSAPQGYGQGYGEPRYDQPGPGQHSYGGQGGQPPAYPQGGLPTHPGYGQPDQYGKPGGYNMVNMPPQQGPYGQPYGQPPRPQGPQPYPASSGSMQQGYPQYSTAPVNDGYGGVAPGGYGQQGGQPAPGYGGQQPAPGYGQPAPAGGPGYGQYPATQPGYNEQAAPNTAGYGYQAPADPAYGGGPGMAGYGAPPPVQPAYSQTAPAPAPAPAPAPAQAPVQPGYDQSAPQTGGYAAPQPQPQAQPQPGYGQYDNSQMYAGHR
- the LOC110936075 gene encoding far upstream element-binding protein 2 isoform X2 encodes the protein MADEEVMGSVSPAPSDHKRKLDDFDSESFDQPPVVDGDVDAAAAAAGGGGTEDVDVKRQRIEEKSDGFEATGNGHQEEKADEPTDDITEPSDVIKNTVLEEDQEKADEPSDEAQKASTDEPLDALNNESVTDETHEKEVDPESAENLEEAAKVEHQGSGVEQQDPATDVASQDDAFGFKEQSAFSDQSTSRRMEIPSNKVGVLIGKAGDTIRTLQHSSGARIQITRDAEADPNAATRPVQILGSIESINKAERLIKEVIAEADAGGSPSLVARGFSVHSSGIGEQYHMQVPNDKVGVIIGKGGETIKNLQTRSGARIQLIPQHLPEGDQSKERSVRITGDRKQIEMARDMIKEVMDQPMRPSGPPGGNNQQNFRPRGSSGNHWGPRGGHPSQSPGYNNYPPRGNYSSQNPPYPSQGYGNYPPQQPPPRNNYGWDQRPPTNKPGPPEQTGYDYYGGPGGHMGAPSPQPPPMHGHGPAMGPPPYNYGPPQGPDYGQQPPYPQSAPQGYGQGYGEPRYDQPGPGQHSYGGQGGQPPAYPQGGLPTHPGYGQPDQYGKPGGYNMVNMPPQQGPYGQPYGQPPRPQGPQPYPASSGSMQQGYPQYSTAPVNDGYGGVAPGGYGQQGGQPAPGYGGQQPAPGYGQPAPAGGPGYGQYPATQPGYNEQAAPNTAGYGYQAPADPAYGGGPGMAGYGAPPPVQPAYSQTAPAPAPAPAPAPAQAPVQPGYDQSAPQTGGYAAPQPQPQAQPQPGYGQYDNSQMYAGHR